In one Candidatus Nitronereus thalassa genomic region, the following are encoded:
- a CDS encoding ShlB/FhaC/HecB family hemolysin secretion/activation protein — protein sequence MKTSIHTKPMRNENAVSRNGVVGLSLEPSIFLVFFACLELVLPLKGFSQLVPPTLDPSGRSGEPPALEKQIPPKPIPPPERILPPPPAIDPSRQRLPLIRVFIKDIQVIGSTVFTQEELDEVIAPYVNRELTTEDLQKIRQALTLLYVNKGYINSGAVLPDQTVQDGVVTIQIIEGELTDVQVEGTKHFFPFYLESRIRLSAGTPLNIYELRKRLQLLLQDRRFKRVNAELKPGLKPGQSILLVKVEEASPYKMWTDLNNFQSPTVGAERGSATISHQNLIGLGDIFTVTYGKSDGLDPQFETSYLLPLSPWDTTLLVQYRKNDFAIVEAPFDTLNLKSESEIVHFSIRQPLYRTLEQELAVSLGFERLRSQIFLSNVGTNIFTPGAKPNGESVVSALRFVQEWTNRQRQDVMALRSQMSWGIDILDATNNGGSLPDTQFFSWQGQAQWAHRFDPSGIQLLSRMILQYANDRLFPLEQSAVGGRYSVRGYRENQLVRDNAFVFSVETRIPLLPGMLGPVNLQFAPFLDVGRAWVAKGVNPDPETLASVGLGLRASIFDRAHFSIYWGLPLNHVPTTGGNLQDDGIHLQLVVNVLD from the coding sequence TTGAAGACCAGCATTCATACCAAGCCAATGCGAAACGAGAATGCGGTATCCCGGAACGGCGTTGTTGGCTTGAGCCTGGAGCCTTCCATTTTTCTCGTCTTCTTCGCCTGTTTGGAGCTGGTGCTTCCCCTCAAGGGTTTTTCCCAATTAGTCCCCCCAACGCTTGATCCTAGCGGACGATCTGGGGAACCTCCGGCCTTAGAAAAACAAATTCCTCCAAAGCCAATTCCTCCCCCAGAACGGATTCTTCCTCCTCCTCCAGCCATAGATCCCAGCCGCCAGCGGCTTCCTCTCATTCGGGTGTTCATTAAGGATATACAGGTTATTGGGAGTACCGTGTTTACTCAAGAAGAGTTGGATGAAGTCATTGCGCCTTATGTTAATCGGGAATTGACAACCGAAGACCTCCAAAAGATTCGGCAGGCATTGACGTTGCTCTATGTCAACAAAGGGTACATCAATTCCGGAGCAGTTCTTCCTGACCAAACCGTCCAAGATGGCGTGGTGACCATCCAAATCATCGAAGGCGAACTCACGGATGTTCAGGTTGAAGGAACAAAACACTTCTTTCCGTTTTATTTGGAAAGTCGGATTCGCCTCAGTGCCGGGACACCTCTCAACATTTATGAACTTCGAAAACGCTTGCAACTGCTTTTACAAGATCGCCGCTTCAAACGAGTCAATGCGGAGTTGAAACCAGGGCTCAAGCCTGGCCAAAGCATCCTGCTCGTCAAAGTTGAAGAAGCCAGTCCATACAAGATGTGGACGGACTTGAATAATTTTCAATCGCCCACCGTCGGTGCAGAGCGGGGTTCAGCCACAATCTCTCATCAAAATCTTATTGGGCTTGGGGATATTTTCACGGTGACGTATGGAAAGTCCGATGGCCTCGACCCGCAATTTGAAACAAGCTACCTGCTACCCCTCAGCCCTTGGGACACCACTCTGTTGGTGCAATACCGCAAAAACGACTTTGCCATTGTGGAAGCTCCGTTTGACACCCTGAATCTTAAGAGCGAATCAGAGATTGTCCACTTCTCCATTCGCCAGCCTCTTTATCGCACTCTCGAACAAGAATTGGCAGTATCTTTGGGGTTTGAGCGGCTGCGGAGTCAGATTTTCTTATCCAATGTGGGCACCAATATTTTTACTCCCGGGGCCAAACCCAATGGGGAGTCGGTCGTCTCGGCGTTACGCTTTGTTCAAGAATGGACCAATCGACAACGGCAAGATGTGATGGCTCTCCGCTCTCAAATGAGTTGGGGCATTGATATCCTCGATGCGACGAATAACGGGGGCAGTCTTCCCGATACCCAATTCTTCTCTTGGCAAGGACAGGCCCAGTGGGCGCACCGTTTTGATCCCTCAGGGATTCAGCTTTTGAGCCGGATGATTCTGCAGTATGCCAATGACCGACTGTTTCCCCTTGAACAATCGGCAGTGGGGGGACGGTATAGCGTTCGAGGCTATCGAGAAAACCAACTGGTTCGCGACAACGCTTTTGTGTTTTCTGTTGAAACCCGCATTCCCCTCTTGCCTGGGATGCTGGGGCCGGTGAATCTGCAGTTTGCTCCCTTTCTCGATGTGGGGCGCGCCTGGGTCGCCAAGGGTGTCAACCCCGACCCCGAAACCCTAGCTAGTGTCGGGTTGGGATTACGAGCGTCAATATTCGACCGAGCCCATTTCAGCATTTATTGGGGCCTTCCTCTCAACCATGTTCCCACCACCGGCGGAAACCTCCAGGATGACGGCATCCATCTGCAACTTGTGGTCAACGTGCTGGATTAA